From the Comamonas sp. lk genome, the window CAACTGAACATCCTTGATGTGCAAGCGACCCCGGCATGCCCCCGATGCAGGGACAGCAGCCACAGGAAACGGGGGAGCGCGGTGGTCAACTCACGCATCACATGCGGAAGTGTTCACCCAGGTAGACTCGGCGCACATCGGCGTTGTCCACGATCTGCTCTGGCGTACCTTCGGCCAGTACATGGCCGTCGCTGATGATGAAGGCGTGGTCACAGATACCCAGGGTTTCGCGCACGTTGTGATCGGTAATCAGCACGCCAATGCCGCGCTCTTTCAAGAAGCCGATGATGCGCTGGATTTCGATCACCGCGATGGGGTCGATACCGGCAAACGGCTCATCGAGCAGAATGAAGCGTGGCTGCGTGGCCAGGGCGCGGGCGATTTCCACCCGGCGGCGTTCGCCCCCGGACAGGGCCAGCGCCGGAGACTGGCGCAGATGCTCCACGCGCAATTCCTTGAGCAGATTGTTCAGCCGCTTGTCTATCTCTTCCTTGGAGAGCAGCTTGCCTTGCTCGTCCTTTTGCAGTTCCAGCACGGCGCGGACGTTTTCTTCCACGCTGAGCTTGCGGAAAATCGAGGCTTCCTGCGGCAGATAGGACAGTCCCAGGCGCGAGCGCTGGTGAATCGGCATATTGCCCACGGCATGGCCGTCGATGAAGATCTCGCCGCCATCGCTGCGCACCAGACCCACGATCATGTAAAACGAGGTGGTCTTGCCCGCGCCGTTGGGGCCCAGCAGACCGACGACCTCGCCTTTTTGCACGGACAAAGACACGTCCTTGACCACCTTGCGGCTGCCATAGGACTTGGCCAGATGCCTGGCCTCCAGGCGGCTGTCCGCTTCGCCGCTGCGCAGGGTGCTGTCACGGCTCATTTCTTGTCACCTGCCTTGTCGCTGGCTTTCTCACCGCCCAGCGTCATGCTCTGGCGCAAGGGCTCGGCCTTGGGCTGGGCTGGCTTGGGCTGGGCGCCTGGCGTGCCGTCCTTGGGCGCCATGATGGCGCGCACCCGACCGCCCTGGCCCACGGAGGAGCTGGGCAGGCCACCGCTGGTCTTTTGACCGTCGACGGTATAGACGTCGGTGATGTTGTTGTAGACGATGACCGAGCCCGTGACCTGGTCGCTGAGCTGACCGCCACGGTAGCGGCGCATCTCGCCACGGCGAATGAATTTGACGATATCGGCCTTGCCGTCGTACTCGATGACCTCGCCCTCGCCTTCAATGAACTCATCGGGCTGACCGGGTTCGGTGTCGCGTTTTTGGCGGAAGAAGGCACGCTTGCCCGGCTCGGCCTTGACCACGCCGTACTGAAAGCCTTCGGCATCCTGGCGTACATCCAGCTGCGTACCGCGCAGCACGATGGTGCCCTTGGTCATCACCACATTGCCGGTGAAAACGC encodes:
- the lptB gene encoding LPS export ABC transporter ATP-binding protein, producing MSRDSTLRSGEADSRLEARHLAKSYGSRKVVKDVSLSVQKGEVVGLLGPNGAGKTTSFYMIVGLVRSDGGEIFIDGHAVGNMPIHQRSRLGLSYLPQEASIFRKLSVEENVRAVLELQKDEQGKLLSKEEIDKRLNNLLKELRVEHLRQSPALALSGGERRRVEIARALATQPRFILLDEPFAGIDPIAVIEIQRIIGFLKERGIGVLITDHNVRETLGICDHAFIISDGHVLAEGTPEQIVDNADVRRVYLGEHFRM
- the lptA gene encoding lipopolysaccharide transport periplasmic protein LptA, encoding MTKRLLSFVLASAFAVLAGTAHAEKADSAKPMNIEADALRHDELQQTSVFTGNVVMTKGTIVLRGTQLDVRQDAEGFQYGVVKAEPGKRAFFRQKRDTEPGQPDEFIEGEGEVIEYDGKADIVKFIRRGEMRRYRGGQLSDQVTGSVIVYNNITDVYTVDGQKTSGGLPSSSVGQGGRVRAIMAPKDGTPGAQPKPAQPKAEPLRQSMTLGGEKASDKAGDKK